In a genomic window of Wyeomyia smithii strain HCP4-BCI-WySm-NY-G18 chromosome 1, ASM2978416v1, whole genome shotgun sequence:
- the LOC129721726 gene encoding sodium-independent sulfate anion transporter-like, which translates to MANEIVITEKDLYPSHQPPADFDPIHRKQYVDPGSLLKRQFLNCWTRENALRRFPCLRWASQYTYKKLASDAIAGVTVGLTSIPQSIAYAVVANLEPQYGLYSSFMGPFVYAIFGSVKEIAITPTAITALMVQQKVLELGPAGAILSSFLSGCIMLLLGMINFGFVVQFISMPVTTGFITAAAITIVSSQVKSLLGISSPGKSSGFVDSWSNIFENAGQTRLWDALLGFGSLAILISLTLIKDRGLGRWRICTKYVCLLRNALVVIGGGTIAYVLANRNQHPFRLTGTIVPGFPSVEAPPFSTEFNGEFYNFSQMIQMLGSSVITIPLISILEIVSIGKAFSKGKPIDATQEMIALGLCNMAGSFTSSFPTTASFARTAINSSSGVQTTFGGIFTGALVLSALGLLTEYFYYIPKATLAAVIIAAMIFMIEYRAVAEMWRIKRLDIIPFLATVVTSLILGVEIGIVVGIAVNLCFLLYLISRPRIDHHLIKISTTTALILRPSNDLAFSSAEYLREKIIKLATKHEADLVVINGDSIKYIDSTVVKNLSSTVTDLNAQGRHVLLWRWNLEVQYSLYRYRKEQFMPLFKSDENEEEMVQSWHNDKNKM; encoded by the exons ATTTCGATCCAATTCACCGGAAGCAATACGTAGATCCTGGCTCACTTCTGAAGCGCCAGTTCCTTAACTGTTGGACTCGCGAGAACGCGCTTCGGCGATTTCCATGCCTGAGGTGGGCCTCACAGTACACCTACAAAAAGTTAGCCTCGGATGCGATAGCCGGTGTCACTGTTGGTTTGACATCGATTCCGCAGAGTATAGCGTACGCCGTCGTTGCGAACCTAGAACCACAGTATGGCCTTTACTCGAGCTTTATGGGACCATTCGTATACGCTATTTTCGGCAGCGTTAAAGAAATCGCAATCACCCCGACGGCTATCACGGCACTAATGGTACAGCAGAAAGTGCTGGAGTTGGGTCCTGCCGGAGCCATCCTATCGAGCTTTCTGTCCGGTTGTATCATGCTACTGCTAGGCATGATTAATTTCGGCTTCGTGGTCCAGTTTATATCGATGCCAGTTACAACCGGGTTCATAACTGCGGCAGCCATTACAATTGTCTCTAGTCAGGTAAAATCATTGCTGGGTATTTCAAGCCCAGGGAAATCAAGTGGTTTTGTTGATTCGTGGAGTAACATTTTCGAGAATGCAGGACAAACAAGACTGTGGGATGCGCTGCTCGGATTTGGATCGCTGGCGATCCTCATCTCTCTCACG CTGATAAAAGACCGTGGATTAGGTCGTTGGAGGATATGTACCAAGTACGTATGTCTTCTACGCAACGCCTTGGTAGTTATAGGTGGAGGAACTATAGCTTACGTACTAGCAAATCGCAATCAACATCCATTTCGGTTGACCGGCACGATAGTCCCCGGATTTCCCTCTGTGGAAGCTCCACCCTTCTCCACTGAGTTCAACGGAGAGTTCTACAACTTCTCCCAAATGATCCAAATGTTGGGCTCTTCGGTTATCACGATTCCATTAATTTCAatcctagaaattgtttcgatTGGAAAAGCTTTCTCGAAGGGTAAGCCAATTGATGCAACACAGGAAATGATCGCTCTAGGTTTGTGCAACATGGCCGGTTCTTTTACGTCGTCCTTCCCAACAACAGCTTCGTTCGCTCGAACGGCCATAAACAGTAGCAGTGGCGTTCAAACTACATTCGGAGGCATCTTTACCGGCGCATTGGTCCTCTCAGCGCTGGGACTGCTAACCGAGTACTTTTACTATATCCCAAAAGCCACACTCGCAGCAGTTATCATTGCGGCAATGATCTTTATGATCGAGTATCGGGCAGTGGCGGAGATGTGGCGCATCAAGCGGCTCGATATCATACCTTTCCTGGCGACGGTGGTGACCAGTTTGATACTTGGTGTGGAGATCGGCATAGTCGTCGGAATCGCAGTGAACTTATGCTTCCTTTTGTACTTGATATCTCGACCAAGAATTGATCATCATCTAATCAAG ATAAGTACAACGACAGCCCTCATACTGAGACCTAGTAATGATCTGGCCTTTTCCTCTGCTGAATATCTTCGAGAGAAAATCATCAAGTTGGCCACTAAACACGAAGCGGATCTGGTCGTGATAAACGGAGACTCAATCAAGTACATTGACTCTACAGTGGTGAAAAACCTTTCGAGCACCGTTACGGATTTGAACGCTCAAGGTCGTCATGTTCTGCTGTGGCGATGGAATCTTGAAGTACAATACTCCCTGTACAGGTATCGTAAGGAGCAGTTTATGCCGCTTTTCAAGTCCGATGAAAACGAGGAAGAAATGGTACAGAGTTGGCacaatgataaaaataaaatgtaa
- the LOC129721685 gene encoding sodium-independent sulfate anion transporter-like — protein sequence MKSYLSITSQLRMDGLPAMLFIQTEAETAISHGRPSEVAGCSCVAVQCSRQKLSQHICSLRHDCSGSVYYLPDDKKASQVMVNQNGLFHQQQPHERNVEDYGERLPNLSSWIRERFCNICSLATVRRRIHVLQWLPRYQLNHLPSDIIAGVTVTLTAIPQSIAYGILANLQPQDGIYSNLVGCLIYFLFGSVKDVTIAPTSIMAIMIQGVVLQLGYGAALLTLLAGAITFLFGVLNLGILVRFISMPVITGFTTAACLTIGSSQLRSLFGISSPGKSSDFMDAWENVIINIGETRLWDTVLGFSSIGFLVIFRLTKKCGQGSIRIIFKYLSLLRNALIVVIGATLAYVFFVNGVQPFKLTGHVNSGVPPFHLPPFSITNNGTFYSFSDMISTMGTSIIAIPLVSTLEIISIGKAFSKNKIVDATQEMIALGVCNMAVSFVSPLPVAGSFTRTAINNSSGVKTSLGCAITSILLLASLALLADAFYYIPKATLASVIISAMIFMVDYRGIGEIWRVKKLDMIPLIGTILASIFLGLDYGILVGIAINCCFLLYLMAAPKISMEVIMVEEVSVLVVKPMQDLAFSSAEYLRERIVRAVMESYEAPVELLVMDGTGVNFVDTTVTKNLASVEQDMHARDLGFSLWNWSQSTAGALVRLDRRFLTALTNEPELAAVVRFWKENHMKEA from the exons ATGAAAAG TTACTTATCAATTACGAGCCAGTTACGGATGGATGGTTTGCCAGCGATGCTTTTTATACAGACAGAGGCAGAGACGGCTATCAGTCACGGTAGACCCTCTGAGGTAGCAGGTTGTAGTTGTGTGGCAGTTCAATGTTCTCGACAAAAGCTCAGTCAGCACATTTGTTCATTACGGCACGACTGCAGTGGTTCTGTTTACTATTTGCCG GACGATAAAAAAGCCAGCCAAGTAATGGTTAATCAGAATGGCCTTTTTCACCAACAGCAACCGCATG AGCGCAACGTTGAAGATTACGGGGAGCGTCTACCCAATCTCAGTAGTTGGATTCGAGAACGATTCTGTAATATCTGCAGTCTGGCAACGGTTCGTAGACGGATCCACGTACTACAATGGCTACCCAGGTATCAGCTAAATCACCTGCCATCGGATATAATTGCGGGCGTTACAGTTACCTTAACGGCTATACCTCAAAGTATTGCATACGGTATTCTTGCAAATCTACAGCCTCAAGATGGAATATACTCTAATCTTGTTGGCTGCCTAATATACTTTTTGTTTGGGAGCGTGAAAGATGTAACCATAGCTCCAACGTCGATTATGGCCATTATGATTCAGGGTGTGGTACTGCAGCTGGGTTACGGTGCAGCCTTGCTAACACTTCTAGCCGGGGCAATAACGTTTTTGTTTGGCGTTCTGAATCTAGGCATTCTGGTGAGGTTTATTTCGATGCCCGTCATCACCGGCTTTACCACAGCAGCTTGTTTGACCATTGGAAGCTCGCAGCTGAGATCCTTGTTTGGCATCAGTAGTCCAGGAAAAAGTAGCGATTTTATGGATGCCTGGGAGAATGTAATCATAAATATAGGTGAAACCAGGCTTTGGGATACGGTGCTTGGGTTTAGTTCGATTGGATTTCTAGTTATTTTTAGA CTAACAAAAAAATGCGGTCAAGGCAGTATTCGAATAATCTTCAAATACCTGTCGTTACTTCGCAACGCTTTGATAGTAGTTATAGGTGCAACTCTAGCATACGTATTTTTTGTCAATGGTGTGCAGCCTTTTAAGCTCACTGGTCACGTCAATTCTGGTGTCCCTCCGTTTCACCTGCCACCCTTCTCAATTACAAACAACGGCACATTCTATTCATTTTCGGACATGATTTCAACCATGGGAACGTCCATTATTGCAATTCCGTTAGTTTCAACGTTGGAGATTATTTCAATTGGAAAGGCGTTTTCAAAGAACAAAATCGTTGATGCAACACAGGAAATGATTGCCTTAGGCGTTTGCAATATGGCAGTATCGTTTGTATCGCCTCTTCCAGTGGCAGGATCGTTCACGCGAACCGCAATCAACAACAGCAGTGGGGTGAAAACCTCTCTCGGATGTGCTATAACGTCCATTCTCCTGCTGGCGTCACTGGCTTTGCTAGCTGATGCATTTTACTATATTCCTAAGGCAACCCTCGCTTCGGTGATAATTTCCGCCATGATATTTATGGTAGATTATCGAGGGATTGGTGAGATTTGGCGCGTTAAAAAACTGGACATGATACCGCTGATAGGAACCATACTTGCGAGCATTTTTCTTGGCTTGGACTACGGAATATTGGTGGGAATTGCGATTAATTGCTGCTTTTTGCTGTATCTGATGGCGGCACCAAAAATTTCCATGGAGGTGATAATGGTTGAGGAAGTTAGTGTGCTCGTGGTGAAACCGATGCAGGATTTGGCATTCTCATCTGCCGAATATCTACGGGAACGGATCGTTCGAGCTGTAATGGAATCCTACGAAGCACCAGTGGAACTACTAGTGATGGACGGCACCGGAGTAAACTTTGTTGACACGACAGTCACGAAAAATCTAGCCAGTGTCGAGCAGGATATGCACGCAAGAGATTTGGGTTTCTCCTTGTGGAATTGGAGCCAAAGTACCGCTGGTGCACTAGTCAGATTGGATCGACGTTTTTTAACAGCGTTGACGAATGAACCGGAGTTAGCCGCGGTGGTACGATTCTGGAAAGAAAACCACATGAAAGAAGCATAA